The proteins below are encoded in one region of Aquisphaera giovannonii:
- a CDS encoding sialate O-acetylesterase, with translation MDLAHRLSRAAMLGAALVALAAPAIAADAPNSAPPSPAGGIRPLRVFILAGQSNMQGHARVSTFDGLADDPKTAPLLAEMRDGDGRPRVCDRAWITSVGCLGDAYSDLTEAKGKLTAGFGAPEDKIGPEFTFGLTMEKALDGPILIIKTAWGGRSLHTDFRPPSAGPYEWSPHELARCKERGDDLDKLEAEKVAATGAFYRHMIDHIRMVLKDIKRVVPDYDPSRGYELAGFVWFQGFNDLVSDWTYEEHMEPGGYDPYAELLGHLIRDVRKDLAAPRMPVVIGVMGIGGEKEGKKAPQLHFRRAQVKPTTLPEFRGNVLAVETSPFWDDDLEALHGRLERLDETLEREFRKAPGITEAAREAARRKAAEGEFNPDERKRLKGASNGGYHYLGAAKILAPIGRAFAEALLEAERKADRPGPKPGVGKVTLHSEGLHGYISFQHEPLPAGGGYTAGMGFYAAVWPLVDRPLADFQVGLPSAWIQPNNSDNKDRPLAPEGTRARAWKERGPTWETVFQTVEGGLGYWAGNHFRYGFPKFSMNATPQCYDYEVGSPGWSFFYSDEALPDDRLGIAQLSNRLLIPPDALPFRGRPDGEFLGYSWMALPFTEAAQGDPPTGDQSWTCFLNAGNFKGPIAYYIPETWSKVGKLFKDPFLDGRGLDARPGVMGGGAMEINTVPRLDSRDDRGVVYSKIPRLRFPADDRGRADLVQDVSYYSRAALYDAFKAWRDGGDAISGRFDEKGAWRPKLTTRRTRYDQAGKPLVGVEDAFETRVFEGNVWGLEWSKAGLGPKGQFPQYSKVVGDERVAVPEAAVPAETGLLDAEFRLAEAGTPYTSPSAGAWASPGPRDGPYTVELLDGSEVTYSWYRFVDQPSFRQYRWDDAKKAKLQALVEKLHASWPIDRDYMAPPTRGKLVSLDPALLVTPPKGLEVGYVPIVTKQAARKTR, from the coding sequence ATGGATCTCGCACACCGCCTGTCTCGGGCCGCCATGCTCGGCGCCGCGCTCGTGGCCCTTGCGGCCCCCGCGATCGCCGCGGACGCGCCGAATTCGGCCCCGCCCTCCCCCGCCGGGGGCATCAGGCCGCTGAGGGTGTTCATCCTGGCCGGCCAGTCGAACATGCAGGGGCACGCACGCGTTTCCACGTTCGACGGCCTGGCCGACGACCCGAAGACCGCACCGCTGCTGGCGGAGATGCGCGACGGGGACGGCAGGCCGAGGGTCTGCGACCGGGCCTGGATCACGTCGGTCGGCTGCCTCGGCGACGCGTACTCCGACCTGACCGAGGCGAAGGGCAAGCTGACCGCCGGGTTCGGTGCCCCGGAGGACAAGATCGGCCCGGAGTTCACGTTCGGCCTGACGATGGAGAAGGCGCTGGACGGGCCGATCCTCATCATCAAGACGGCCTGGGGCGGGCGGAGCCTGCACACCGACTTCCGCCCGCCGAGCGCCGGACCCTACGAGTGGAGCCCCCATGAGCTGGCCCGGTGCAAGGAGCGGGGCGACGACCTCGACAAGTTGGAGGCCGAGAAGGTCGCGGCCACCGGCGCGTTCTACCGGCATATGATCGACCACATCCGGATGGTGCTGAAGGACATCAAGCGGGTGGTGCCCGACTACGACCCGAGCCGGGGGTACGAGCTGGCCGGTTTCGTCTGGTTCCAGGGGTTCAACGACCTGGTCTCCGACTGGACCTACGAGGAGCACATGGAGCCCGGCGGGTACGACCCGTACGCCGAGCTGCTCGGCCACCTGATCCGCGACGTGCGGAAGGACCTGGCCGCGCCGAGGATGCCGGTCGTCATCGGCGTCATGGGGATCGGCGGGGAGAAGGAGGGGAAGAAGGCGCCGCAGCTGCATTTCCGCCGGGCCCAGGTGAAGCCGACGACCCTCCCGGAGTTCAGGGGAAACGTGCTGGCGGTCGAGACCTCGCCGTTCTGGGACGACGACCTGGAGGCGCTCCACGGGCGCCTGGAGAGGCTGGACGAGACGCTGGAGCGCGAGTTCAGGAAGGCCCCGGGGATCACCGAGGCGGCCAGGGAGGCGGCCCGCAGGAAGGCGGCGGAGGGGGAGTTCAACCCGGACGAGCGGAAGAGGCTGAAGGGCGCCTCCAACGGCGGCTACCACTACCTCGGGGCGGCGAAGATCCTGGCCCCCATCGGCAGGGCGTTCGCCGAGGCGCTCCTCGAGGCCGAGCGGAAGGCCGACCGGCCCGGGCCGAAGCCCGGGGTCGGCAAGGTCACCCTGCACTCCGAGGGGCTCCACGGGTACATCAGCTTCCAGCACGAGCCGCTCCCGGCCGGGGGCGGGTACACGGCGGGCATGGGTTTCTACGCGGCCGTTTGGCCCCTCGTGGACCGGCCGCTGGCCGACTTCCAGGTCGGCCTGCCGAGCGCCTGGATCCAGCCGAACAACTCCGACAACAAGGACCGCCCCCTCGCGCCCGAGGGCACGCGGGCGAGGGCCTGGAAGGAGCGAGGGCCGACCTGGGAGACGGTCTTCCAGACCGTCGAGGGCGGGCTGGGCTACTGGGCGGGCAACCACTTCCGGTACGGCTTCCCGAAGTTCAGCATGAACGCCACGCCGCAGTGCTACGACTACGAGGTGGGCTCGCCCGGGTGGTCCTTCTTCTACAGCGATGAGGCGCTGCCGGACGATCGGCTCGGGATCGCGCAGCTCAGCAACCGCCTGCTGATCCCCCCGGACGCGCTCCCGTTCCGGGGCCGGCCGGACGGGGAATTCCTCGGCTACTCCTGGATGGCCCTGCCCTTCACCGAGGCCGCGCAGGGCGACCCGCCGACCGGCGACCAGAGCTGGACCTGCTTCCTCAACGCCGGGAATTTCAAGGGCCCGATCGCCTACTACATCCCGGAGACCTGGAGCAAGGTCGGCAAGCTGTTCAAGGACCCGTTCCTCGACGGCCGCGGCCTCGATGCCCGCCCGGGGGTGATGGGCGGCGGGGCGATGGAGATCAACACGGTGCCGCGGCTCGACTCCCGGGACGATCGCGGCGTCGTCTACTCGAAGATCCCGAGGCTCCGGTTCCCGGCCGACGACCGGGGCCGCGCCGACCTCGTGCAGGACGTCAGTTACTACTCCAGGGCCGCCCTGTACGACGCCTTCAAGGCCTGGCGAGACGGCGGGGACGCCATCTCCGGGAGGTTCGACGAGAAGGGCGCCTGGCGTCCGAAGCTGACGACGCGAAGGACCCGCTACGACCAGGCCGGCAAGCCCCTCGTCGGCGTGGAGGACGCGTTCGAGACGCGGGTGTTCGAGGGCAACGTGTGGGGGCTGGAGTGGTCGAAGGCCGGCCTCGGCCCGAAGGGGCAGTTCCCGCAGTACTCCAAGGTGGTCGGCGACGAACGGGTCGCGGTGCCCGAGGCGGCGGTGCCGGCGGAGACCGGGCTGCTCGACGCCGAATTCCGGCTGGCCGAGGCGGGGACGCCGTACACCTCGCCCTCCGCCGGCGCCTGGGCCAGTCCCGGCCCGAGAGACGGGCCGTACACCGTCGAGCTCCTGGACGGCTCCGAGGTGACGTACTCCTGGTATCGATTCGTGGATCAGCCCTCGTTCCGGCAGTACCGCTGGGATGACGCGAAGAAGGCGAAGCTGCAGGCCCTGGTGGAGAAGCTGCACGCGAGCTGGCCGATCGATCGCGACTACATGGCGCCGCCGACGCGGGGGAAGCTCGTCTCCCTGGACCCCGCCCTGCTCGTGACGCCGCCGAAAGGCCTGGAGGTCGGCTACGTCCCCATCGTGACGAAGCAGGCCGCGAGGAAGACGCGGTGA
- a CDS encoding TIGR03032 family protein encodes MDTPGPPSEQTTGTGTPDDADAGPEPFRSAHTPGFPQLLDELGVSLLVTTYQAGRLVIVRPEGDRLNTHFRSFPSPMGLALDPSAARLAIGTSLQIWEFRDVPDVASRLEPKGSHDACFLPRSAHVTGNVAIHEMAYGRGNELWFVNTRFSCLATIDPSASFAPRWRPPFISKLEPSNRCHLNGMAMHGGLPRYVTALGTADEPAGWRKEKARGGVLMEVESGEVVASGLSMPHSPRIHAGRLWACESGAGTLGVVDPATGRYEPVAAAPGFTRGLDFAGRFAFVGLSQVRESAVFSGIPITERLAERDRTCGVAVVDIVTGSVVGLLRFDGAVQEIFAVAVLPRRFPELVNEDEALLADSFVVPAESLPDVAESVRARPAIPA; translated from the coding sequence ATGGACACGCCCGGCCCGCCTTCCGAACAGACGACCGGCACCGGAACCCCCGATGACGCGGACGCGGGGCCCGAGCCGTTCCGCAGCGCGCACACGCCGGGCTTCCCGCAATTGCTCGACGAGCTCGGCGTCTCCCTCCTCGTGACGACGTACCAGGCGGGCCGGCTCGTGATCGTCCGGCCCGAGGGGGACCGCCTCAACACCCACTTCCGGAGCTTCCCGTCCCCCATGGGGCTGGCCCTCGACCCGTCGGCCGCGCGGCTGGCGATCGGCACGTCGCTCCAAATCTGGGAGTTCCGCGACGTGCCCGACGTGGCCTCGCGGCTGGAGCCGAAGGGGAGCCACGACGCGTGCTTCCTGCCCCGATCCGCCCACGTCACGGGCAACGTCGCGATCCACGAGATGGCCTACGGCCGCGGGAACGAGCTCTGGTTCGTGAACACCCGCTTCTCCTGCCTGGCCACGATCGACCCCTCGGCCAGCTTCGCCCCGCGGTGGCGGCCGCCGTTCATCTCGAAGCTGGAGCCCTCGAACCGCTGCCACCTCAACGGCATGGCGATGCACGGCGGGCTCCCTCGATACGTCACGGCCCTGGGGACGGCCGACGAGCCGGCCGGCTGGCGGAAGGAGAAGGCCCGCGGCGGCGTGCTCATGGAGGTGGAGTCGGGCGAGGTCGTGGCCTCCGGGCTGTCGATGCCCCACTCCCCCCGGATCCACGCCGGCCGGCTCTGGGCGTGCGAGTCGGGCGCCGGGACGCTCGGCGTCGTCGACCCGGCGACCGGGCGGTATGAGCCCGTCGCGGCGGCGCCGGGGTTCACGCGCGGGCTCGACTTCGCCGGCCGCTTCGCCTTCGTGGGCCTGTCGCAGGTCCGCGAGTCGGCCGTCTTCAGCGGCATCCCGATCACCGAGCGGCTGGCCGAGCGCGACCGCACCTGCGGGGTCGCCGTCGTGGACATCGTCACGGGCTCGGTCGTCGGCCTGCTCCGGTTCGACGGCGCCGTGCAGGAGATCTTCGCCGTCGCGGTCCTGCCCCGCCGCTTCCCGGAGCTCGTCAACGAGGACGAGGCCCTGCTGGCCGACTCGTTCGTCGTCCCCGCGGAGTCGCTCCCCGACGTCGCGGAGAGCGTCCGCGCCCGGCCGGCCATCCCGGCCTGA